The bacterium genome has a window encoding:
- a CDS encoding helix-turn-helix domain-containing protein encodes MPRKYELRARAARQEDTRRRIVDATVELHRTIGPARTSISAIAKRAGVQRHTLYRHFPDELSVFKACSERYRALNPLPEPGPWRAVADPQERLRIGLNAAYAYYARHEEIMTNVLRDAEVMGPPIGMAFFKHRDEMLAVLGRGWRLGRRGGRLIRAVLRLALDFQTWRLLVRQGGLDRAEAVEAMAALVEFAGAGPAAVRSAAGDRTRPAARRPQD; translated from the coding sequence ATGCCGCGTAAATACGAGCTCAGGGCCCGGGCCGCGCGGCAGGAGGACACGCGGCGGCGGATTGTGGACGCCACCGTCGAGCTGCACCGGACGATCGGGCCCGCCCGCACGAGCATCAGCGCCATCGCCAAACGGGCGGGCGTCCAGCGGCACACTCTCTACCGCCACTTCCCCGACGAGCTCTCGGTGTTCAAGGCCTGCAGCGAGCGGTATCGTGCGCTCAACCCCCTCCCCGAACCGGGACCGTGGCGCGCCGTCGCGGACCCTCAGGAGCGGCTTCGAATCGGACTGAACGCGGCCTACGCCTATTACGCGCGCCATGAGGAAATAATGACGAACGTGCTGCGGGATGCCGAGGTGATGGGGCCGCCGATCGGCATGGCGTTCTTCAAGCATCGCGACGAGATGCTCGCGGTGCTCGGGCGTGGGTGGCGGCTCGGGCGCCGCGGCGGCAGGCTCATCCGCGCCGTCCTCAGGCTTGCCCTTGATTTCCAGACCTGGCGGCTGCTCGTCCGGCAGGGCGGCCTAGACCGTGCCGAAGCCGTCGAGGCCATGGCCGCGCTGGTGGAGTTTGCCGGGGCCGGCCCGGCCGCCGTTAGATCTGCA